A region of Nitrosomonas stercoris DNA encodes the following proteins:
- a CDS encoding diaminopimelate decarboxylase, with protein sequence MSHFSSFNYRNNQLYVEDVPLAAIAAEFGTPCYIYSSAAIRSAYQAFEHAFGQRNHLICYAVKANSNLAVLNLLARLGSGFDIVSGGELQRVLKAGGDPQKTVFSGVGKTREEMRAALAANILCFNVESEMELITLNEIAGQMKKIAPTSLRVNPDVDANTHPYISTGLKENKFGIPAAEAERIYALAQQLPNIRIAGLDCHIGSQLTEIEPFIEAAHKMLDLLKRLQTMHITIEHLDLGGGLGVRYDQETPPTITEYIKALCTATEDYPQQQLLIEPGRSMVGNAGILLTQVCYLKHSPYRNFAIVDAAMNDLLRPTLYQAYHAIQSTTKRDAEEKLYQIVGPVCETGDFLGHDRRLALAKDDLLAIMSAGAYGMSMSSNYNTRPRAAEIMVEGDAVHLVRARETVEDLYALEKIPS encoded by the coding sequence ATGAGCCATTTCAGCTCATTTAATTACCGAAACAATCAACTTTATGTAGAAGACGTGCCACTTGCTGCAATTGCAGCTGAATTTGGCACGCCTTGTTATATTTACTCAAGTGCCGCCATTCGTTCAGCTTATCAAGCTTTTGAACACGCATTTGGCCAGCGCAATCACCTCATTTGCTATGCAGTAAAAGCCAACTCGAATCTCGCTGTGTTAAATCTGCTCGCGCGCTTAGGTAGCGGCTTCGACATTGTTTCCGGAGGAGAATTACAGCGCGTATTAAAAGCAGGAGGTGATCCACAAAAAACTGTTTTTTCTGGTGTTGGGAAAACGCGCGAAGAAATGCGCGCAGCATTAGCAGCTAATATTCTCTGCTTTAACGTTGAATCAGAAATGGAATTAATTACGTTAAACGAGATTGCTGGGCAGATGAAAAAGATTGCGCCAACCAGTTTACGTGTTAACCCAGATGTAGATGCCAACACGCATCCTTATATTTCTACGGGATTGAAGGAAAACAAATTTGGTATTCCAGCAGCAGAAGCCGAACGTATATATGCATTAGCGCAACAACTGCCCAATATTCGTATCGCGGGATTAGATTGTCATATTGGCTCGCAGTTGACTGAAATCGAACCTTTTATTGAAGCTGCTCATAAAATGTTGGATTTGTTGAAGCGCTTGCAAACCATGCATATCACGATCGAGCATCTGGATCTTGGCGGTGGATTAGGCGTTCGTTACGATCAGGAAACACCTCCGACAATCACAGAATATATCAAAGCGTTATGCACTGCTACTGAAGATTATCCACAACAGCAATTGCTGATCGAACCAGGGCGTTCCATGGTAGGCAATGCTGGCATATTGTTGACACAAGTATGCTATCTCAAGCATTCTCCTTATCGTAACTTTGCCATTGTAGATGCGGCCATGAACGATCTATTGCGCCCCACCTTATATCAGGCATATCACGCAATACAATCAACTACCAAACGCGATGCAGAAGAAAAGCTGTATCAAATTGTCGGCCCTGTTTGTGAAACAGGAGATTTCCTTGGGCATGATCGTCGTCTGGCATTAGCAAAAGATGATTTGCTGGCAATTATGTCTGCTGGTGCGTATGGTATGAGCATGAGTTCCAATTACAACACTCGACCACGAGCAGCAGAAATTATGGTGGAAGGTGATGCTGTCCATCTTGTTCGTGCACGTGAAACCGTAGAAGATTTGTATGCCTTGGAAAAAATACCCTCCTAA
- a CDS encoding 30S ribosomal protein S1 gives MTNATNVTDSTESFADLLNESLMHKEMRVGEVITAEIVRIDYNFVVVNAGLKSESYIPIEEFKNDKGEVEAQEGEFVSVAIEALENGYGESRLSRDKAKRLSAWYALEDAMEKGTIVTGMVNGKVKGGMTATIDGIRAFLPGSLVDVRPVKDMTPYENKEMEFKVIKLDRKRNNVVVSRRAVLEETLGADRDELLASLKEGAVVQGIVKNITDYGAFVDLGGIDGLLHITDLAWRRVKHPTEVVNIGDEVSAKILKFDQEKVRVSLGLKQLTEDPWVGLSKRYPQGTRMFGKVTNMTDYGAFVEIEQGIEGLVHVSEMDWTNKNVYPSKVVQLGDEVEVMILDIDEERRRISLGMKQCKPNPWEEFALGFEKGNKVTGQIKSITDFGLFIGLPGNIDGLVHLSDLSWIQPGEKAISEFRKGDEVEAIVLSIDVEKERISLGIKQLEGDPFNIYVAAHDKNSVVKGIVKSVDAKGAVVTLADDVEGYLRASELSRDKIEDIRSYVNEGDEIEAIIINIDRKNRNISLSVKAKLQEEESKAVRSLSPAPANAGTTNLGALLKAKIDSKSSEE, from the coding sequence ATGACTAATGCAACCAATGTAACAGATTCTACAGAAAGCTTTGCCGATCTTCTTAATGAAAGCCTGATGCATAAAGAAATGCGTGTGGGTGAAGTGATCACAGCGGAAATTGTGCGGATTGATTACAACTTCGTGGTAGTGAATGCCGGGTTGAAATCAGAGAGCTATATTCCGATTGAGGAATTTAAAAACGACAAAGGCGAAGTTGAAGCGCAAGAAGGAGAATTTGTCAGTGTTGCTATTGAAGCACTGGAAAATGGGTATGGTGAAAGCCGGTTATCAAGAGATAAAGCCAAGCGCTTGAGTGCCTGGTATGCTCTGGAAGACGCCATGGAAAAAGGCACGATTGTTACTGGCATGGTGAATGGAAAAGTAAAAGGTGGTATGACGGCAACTATTGATGGTATTCGCGCCTTTTTGCCGGGTTCCTTAGTGGACGTTCGCCCGGTCAAGGATATGACACCTTATGAAAACAAGGAAATGGAATTTAAGGTGATCAAGCTTGATCGCAAGCGCAATAACGTAGTGGTATCTAGACGTGCTGTGCTGGAAGAAACGTTAGGAGCGGATCGCGATGAGTTGTTGGCAAGCCTGAAGGAAGGTGCAGTTGTTCAGGGAATTGTTAAAAATATTACAGACTACGGTGCTTTCGTTGATTTAGGAGGAATTGATGGTCTGTTGCATATCACAGATCTTGCTTGGCGACGTGTCAAGCATCCTACGGAAGTTGTTAATATCGGAGATGAAGTCTCTGCCAAAATTCTGAAATTTGATCAGGAAAAAGTTCGTGTATCGCTGGGATTAAAGCAATTGACGGAGGATCCGTGGGTGGGCTTGTCCAAGCGTTACCCGCAAGGTACGCGTATGTTCGGTAAAGTGACCAACATGACTGATTATGGTGCTTTTGTTGAAATCGAACAGGGTATCGAAGGCTTAGTGCATGTTTCAGAAATGGATTGGACCAACAAGAATGTGTATCCATCCAAAGTGGTGCAATTAGGGGATGAAGTTGAAGTCATGATTTTGGATATTGACGAAGAACGTCGTCGTATCTCGCTGGGCATGAAGCAATGTAAGCCAAATCCATGGGAAGAATTTGCGCTTGGCTTTGAAAAAGGTAATAAAGTTACCGGTCAAATCAAATCCATTACCGATTTTGGGTTGTTTATAGGTTTACCTGGAAATATCGATGGCTTAGTGCATTTATCTGATCTTTCCTGGATTCAGCCGGGTGAAAAGGCAATTAGTGAATTCAGAAAAGGTGATGAGGTTGAAGCGATTGTCTTGTCCATTGATGTTGAAAAAGAGCGTATTTCTCTGGGAATCAAACAGCTGGAAGGCGATCCTTTTAATATATATGTCGCTGCGCATGACAAAAATAGTGTTGTCAAGGGTATTGTGAAATCTGTTGATGCTAAAGGAGCAGTTGTGACGCTCGCAGATGATGTGGAAGGTTATTTGCGCGCTTCTGAATTATCTCGTGACAAGATCGAAGATATCCGTTCGTATGTTAATGAGGGCGATGAAATTGAAGCGATAATTATTAATATTGATCGTAAAAATAGAAATATTAGTTTGTCAGTTAAGGCAAAACTCCAGGAAGAAGAAAGCAAGGCAGTTCGATCATTGTCACCGGCTCCTGCCAACGCGGGAACAACCAATCTAGGTGCGCTGCTAAAAGCTAAGATAGATAGCAAATCTTCAGAAGAATAA
- a CDS encoding orotidine 5'-phosphate decarboxylase codes for MNDPRIIIALDFPDQTTALNLAARLDHKLCRVKVGKELFTAAGPQLVEKLMQLGFDVFLDLKFHDIPNTTAAACRAAASLGVWMINVHALGGEKMLRAAQQAVEGRKTKLIAVTLLTSMSRDDLREINIAGTPEIIVQQLALLTQRCGLHGVVCSALEAANLRAVTGKGFWLVTPGIRASDGNQDDQVRIATPTSAIHDGADYLVIGRPITRSLDPLTALQRFNDEVTVALNN; via the coding sequence ATGAATGATCCGCGTATTATTATTGCGTTGGATTTTCCAGATCAGACAACTGCTCTCAATCTTGCAGCTAGGTTAGATCATAAGCTGTGTCGAGTTAAGGTTGGAAAAGAGCTGTTCACAGCCGCGGGGCCGCAGTTGGTTGAAAAATTAATGCAGTTGGGTTTTGATGTTTTTCTTGATCTAAAATTTCATGATATTCCCAATACCACTGCGGCTGCTTGTCGCGCCGCAGCATCGTTAGGTGTGTGGATGATAAATGTGCATGCGCTTGGCGGAGAAAAAATGCTACGTGCTGCTCAGCAAGCGGTGGAAGGGAGAAAAACTAAGCTTATTGCAGTTACGCTCTTAACCAGCATGAGCCGCGATGATTTGCGGGAAATCAATATAGCGGGCACACCAGAAATCATCGTGCAGCAGCTTGCTTTATTGACGCAACGTTGTGGCTTACATGGCGTCGTTTGTTCTGCATTGGAAGCAGCAAATCTACGAGCAGTAACAGGTAAGGGTTTTTGGCTAGTTACGCCTGGTATTCGTGCATCTGATGGGAATCAGGATGATCAGGTAAGAATTGCGACACCAACCTCGGCTATTCACGATGGTGCTGACTATCTTGTTATCGGCAGACCAATTACCCGTTCACTTGATCCACTCACAGCACTACAGCGTTTTAATGACGAAGTAACGGTAGCGCTGAATAATTAA
- a CDS encoding integration host factor subunit beta, with protein MTKSELISRLAERFPQLLAKDAELVVKIILDAMTKSLAKGERIEIRGFGSFDLNYRPSRIGRNPKSGEKVHVPEKYVPHFKAGKKMRELINANYKERAGLYDQAAG; from the coding sequence ATGACAAAATCTGAACTGATTTCCCGGCTAGCAGAACGTTTCCCGCAATTATTAGCGAAGGATGCAGAATTGGTCGTTAAGATAATTCTGGATGCGATGACTAAAAGCCTTGCTAAGGGAGAACGTATTGAAATCCGTGGATTTGGCAGTTTCGATTTGAATTATAGACCCTCTCGCATTGGACGTAACCCTAAATCAGGTGAAAAGGTGCATGTCCCAGAAAAATATGTACCACATTTCAAGGCTGGTAAGAAAATGCGAGAGTTGATCAATGCTAACTATAAGGAGCGAGCAGGGCTATATGATCAGGCAGCGGGTTAA